Part of the Nostoc sp. ATCC 53789 genome, ACGTTTCTGTAATCTGCTGTCGCCTTACTGCTTGCAGTGAAACATAAATTTGATCGAGAAAAATATCCACTTGGCGCTGGACTTGCATCACGCCACTGATTTTGAGATAGGAATTTTCAGCTATCAACCACTCCAGATAAGGATAAAACAGAGGATTTACAGGTGGACGTGCCTCAAATTTCACCAACTTACCCCGCCAATCCCAGAAATCAGGCGCACGGTTACGAAACTCTTCTAAAAATTCCTCTTTATTTAACCAAAAAATTATGACTAATTCCCGACCAAATAGCGAATCTCTCCCTAAATTCAACTGCTTCATCTCTTGTTTCAGGCGGGATGTCGGCAGTTGGTCAATTCCAAACGCCATTATCAATTTGCGTTTAGTTTGAGAATTATGCAGCCCAGTTTCATCTAAACTGTAGAGAAAGTTATACAGTGAGTTATCACTATAAAAGAAGTTCTGAGGTTCCTGAAAAGTATGATCGCTATGAGATAAAAGTAACTTGATTTCCTCGACTACCGGATGTTGTGGCCCACTCTCTGGTGCAATAGCAAAAATCGTCGTTGTTCCACTAGAAAGTTCTAAGAAACTAACTAATTTATTTAGCTCTGTTGCGTCAGTTGCACTTATAGAATAAGTGATAGATTCGTTAGAAGCCATTTTTATTGATGAATAACTGCTGATTGCAAGAGAAAAAAGCTATTTTTGGGGAGAGTTAGCAGCTTGCCAACGCTGTAAATCTTCTAATAGAATAGGGTTCACATCAAACCAGGATTTTTTACTGCGATCGTAATAACCTAATACAAATTTGTTTTGTAAAAGCTCATCACAAATCACAAACTGACCTTTGTTAGGCAAACTATGGGTGTTAGTAGTTAAGCAACCTGTGCGGTGAACTTTATCTAGTTCGGAAAAATGGTAATCACTCAAATTATATTCTCTGCGTACTTCTTGCACAGCCTCTTTCGCAACATCTAAGTTTACATATATCAAATTTAGTCTTAAAGAAACTTCACAAGCTGTACGAGCCAGTCGCACTAAGTCACGCATCACACCGCCACTTTTTTCCGAAATTAGTTCTAGCGCATCTGGATTAAATAAACCCTTATAAGCATCACCCAAACTTGCTAAACGCTTATGAATTACACTATTAAGAATGTCTCTACCAAGTTGATTAGGGATTGTAGTAGGACATAAATTTTCATCGCACTCAAATACTGGTGGATTAGTTAAATCTAAACATTTTTGAAAGCTTTCCATTGGTTGACGAAAGCTTGGAGAATACCTGAGTGAAATCGGAATCGCATATATAATATGACAACTTAGCTGAGTCAGCAGTGGACTAGCGAACATTTCCAAGGCTGTAACTTGATCGTGTCGGTCAAGACCATCTACAATCACCAGTAACTTTTGGTTGTTTCTTTTCTCAGCAGCTTCTATGATGGCGTTAACTCGCTCAATAATTTTACTAAGCTGTGGACGAATATTGAGAGTTGTAGTAACTTTCCGAGTTAAACCTTGTTTAAGAATTAGACCCAGTTTTTTGATAATTTCTGGGAGTTCAAGACCAGTATTTTCAGCGTCTTCATCTTGATAAACTACAGTTTTGAGACTTTCGAGTAAATCATTTAATAAATCGTCTTTTAAACCCCACTCTCGTTGAATAACTTTTTCAAAAATTTTAATTCCAATTAGGACTACAACCTCAGCATAGCCAATGTTGTACTGGTCGAGAGCAGTTACAGTATCAATCCAAATTACTGTATACTTGCTGTTCAAATATTGTTCTAATCGCCGCAATTCTGTAGTTTTGCCACCACCCCTGTGACCTGCTAGTAAAAATTTAGCTGGGTCATCTTCCATATCCAAGAAAGTGATTAAATTCTCTACAGGACTGTTGGCTCGCTGGACATAAAAATTTCTCAGTTCTTCAGGTGTGGTAAGCGGTTCCTCTGGCTTAAAAAGCTGATAAGCAGGCTTCCAAAAACTGGTATTACTCATGGTGACAAATCTCAACTGATATCAAACGGTGTTTTGGCTTACACTCGTCTAGCTCAGTATAACTGGGTAATTTCCGGCTGTAGATTGTTAGAAGCGAAAAACTTTATACTATAGCCCTAAATAATACTGTATCCCACTTTGAGCGCATACTAAAAATTGATGTGCCTAAATAAGGCAACGCATTGCCATAAGTCCAGTGCTGAAGACGGATTTTTCAACCTAAGCGACTGGCGAACTTAAAAGGGAGGTTCCGTCAATTGTAGCGACTGCCGTACAAAGTAGCTTTTGGTCAGACATCGCATCTCTGTATAAACATTAATAATCCTTAATAGTATTAACTATTAAGGATTGTTAACATGAGCAAAAACTGCTCACAAACCTGATTGTTACTTAAAAATCATCGAGAAACTGACTAAGGCGACTGATTACGGGGTCAACCTCTTGAGGAGGGGTAGCAACAGTATAAGAAGTATTATTTACTACTTCTAATTGACTTGGAGACGGAATGAATGATCGATCATTGACTATGAGCGCCAGTTGTGCAACTTGTTGAGAAAGTTGCAGTAGATGATGTTCCATCGCCTCCAAACGATTAGATCCCTTGGCAAAGAAACGTTCCTCAAGTCCAGCCACTTGACGTTGCAGTTCACCGATTTGTTGTTCAATCGGTGTTGTTGCTGCTGTTTGTGGAGCAGGTTGTACAGATTCCGGTACACATAAAGATTGCCACAAGGCTTCTTTACAGAGGTCGCTGAAAGTCTTGTCTGGTTGTTTTTCCAAATAACTTTCTACTTGCGCTAACAAGCTTTCATCAGCAAGCTCTGGGTTGAACGTGACGGATTTAACTACCTTTTTTGACCATTGGAACATCAGCTTTATGCCCTAGCAGCGCGATTGGAGGATAATTGTGCCTCTCCATAAATATACTGCCCCAAAGCATTCGCCTGACGGGAAGGTGCTGCTAAATGAGCATTAATCTTTGCTTCCTTGAGTAGACGTTGAACGTCGTCCCAGAAGAACTCACCACCGCCACCAGTGAGAATGACATCGGTGACGCGTTCTGGCAACCAGGCTAGCACACGGCTACAGATTTCGCGCGAAAACATCTCTGTAAGGTTGGGAAGAAAATCGTCTAGGTTGGTGGGCTTGCTAGCGCCTTTAGGACGGTAATAGCGTTCACCTCTGGGTTTGTTAACAGCAGAAATCAGCGCCAGAGATTGACTATCTGCTCCCTCGATTTCGGCAGACACCAATTCATAAAACTTATTCATACCGAAGTCTTCGCTCTTAGAAGCACCTCTGGCAAAACGGAAGTTATCTACCATCAAAAGATCGACAGTTTGATGTCCAATATCAACGATCGCTACCGATATTTTTGTAAAATCGGGACTGCTAGGACTTTTCTTCGGTTGAGCTTCTGACCACAGCAGGCTACCGTAGCCCTCTGGCATTACCCATACCTTACTTACATTCAACGATATAGATTCGCCTCGGAAGTTCAAGACATGAGGGCCACCTACTTGGCTAATCAACTGTGCTTTTTCCTTTTCAAATTGCTCTAAAGAAAGAAAAGGCAGACCAAGTACAACTGAGATATCGTCTCTGAGTTTGAAGTAGCCAGCACTTGCTAACACTTTTACCAGTGCAGCCTCTACCTTAGATTGGCCGACTCCTAGATTGGCCCCAAAATCTGCTGCTAGTTGACCAACAGCATATCCATTTCCTTGATACTCCAGCCACAAATCCATTAAGGGGTCAGTAGCTCTGGCTTCAAAAACACCACCGCGTACTTGTTCTATTGACATCTGCTTGACGTTGGCAGGTACGAATACCACGCTGCCGGGTTCACGACTCACACAAGTTTTTGTGGAAGTTCTACCTAAATCAACACTGAGAATGGTTTTCCCGGAACCACCGCCTGACTTGGTAGTAGCGGGAGGATTATTATTAACAGCATTTATGGGAGTCGTCGATGCTAACGGCTGCCTATTCATGGGTATAGCAGCACTATTCATAGGGTTAGCGGCGGAAGGTTGGTCTGTCATGAAAGCTCCTAGTTCAAACTTAACTGTAAAAAGTTGTCATGCTCATCTTACAAAAATGCGAGCAACCAGAAATTCTAGGTTGCGTCAAGTGTAGCTAGAAATACGCCAAAAATTAATTTTGACCATATCTCCGATAAGCTCTTGCCTTCGTACATCTAGTATTATTTGGCATAGTGTAGGCGAATTTTGGCCAGATGTAACCCCTGCTTTCACTGCTTTCAAACCAAAAGCGTCCGTATTTCATCTTCTAGTACGTCTTAACTGGCGCTTGAATATCCAGAAAACAAATGCTAGAACCAAACCGCCAAGTACGATTTTGGATACAGGAGCAAGGTACTTATCCACAAGTTCATACTGACTACCCAGTATGTATCCAGAGTATGTTAGCAAACCCACCCAAGCCGCGCTACCTACTGTTGTGTAAAACAAAAATGGTAGCAAGGGCATGTTGCTGATCCCTGCGGGAACAGAAATCAAGGTGCGGATTCCTGGTACAAGACGACCAATTAATACTGCTTTTTTACCTTGTCGGTCAAACCACTCTTTGGCCTTGGTAATATCTTTACTGGATATAGCCAGCCATTTGCCATACTTGTCAGCCCAAGCTTTCAAACGAGTTTCACCCAAAAACTTACCTGGATAGTACCAAATAAGTGCGCCCAATACAGAACCCAAAAGTCCTGCGAAAAACACACCAATGATATTTAGCTTTGCCCCTCCTGGTTGATATGGACTTGCTGTAAATCCAGCCAGTGGCATAATCAATTCTGAAGGAATTGGGGGAAAAAGGTTCTCTAGGAACATTAGTAGGGCGATTCCCCAATAGCCAAAATAGTTGATAGTGTTAGTTATCCATTCAAGCATTGAGTCAATTCCTGAAATTGCTGCACTAGTCTTGTTACTAAGATTGAGCCTTAGTTTTTTAAAAGGTAATTATCCCCGCTTGCTAGAGCCAAGGTAACTGGGTTGCACTAAAAGAAAGTTGCATCGCAACTTAAAAATAGACGAAGACAAGTGGAAGCTAGGGGTCTGTTTCATTAATTTCGAGGTTTAGAAAAGTTCGTAAGTAGCTCTAATTCTTGAAATTGAGCGATAAATCGCTCACTACGAACCTCACAAAATTAATGAAACGAACCACTAAGTTTTGTTTTCTAATTTTTTAGATCCCCCTTAGTCAGTTTTATAAAAAGACTAGGGAGGATCTAAAGACTTGATGGCAAATTTAAAAACATACTCTAGGGTTTTATTCTGAGTTGGTGGCTGTGGGAGAGTAGGGAGACAATTTTACCTTGTCCCCCTCATCCCCCTCATCCCCTCTTCTTTTAGGCTGTCGGGGTCAGTGATTGTACCCTTGGTTCCGATTGCCAGTCTAATGGATTCCAAACTCGATCTTCCAGCGCCATCTGTTCAATTAAACTTGCCAGTCTCAGCGCTTTGAGAGCTTGTTCACCACCTACTGAGGGTTGATTGCCACCATGTACACAATTGACAAAATGTTCTAATTCTGCACTTAGAGGTTGAATATTGCTGGTGTAGACTTTTTCAATCACACCATCTTGCCTGTAAAGTACTTGTCGGTGGTCGGTGAGAGAATTGGCAGGCGTTTGTCGGTGAATCAAAATTTCATTCTTGAGAAAATCTGCCTCAGTAAATGAATTTTTGCAATGGGCGACAATCCGGCGAATTTTTCGGTGAGTGACTTTACTGGCAGTCAGAGTAGCAACAATACCATTGGCAAACCCCAAAGTGGCAGTTACGTAATCTAAATAACCAGAGTCCAAGGAGCGAGTACCGCTAGCAGTCAATTTTGTAACTGGGGAAGCAGCTAATTCCAAAAGTAGGTCGATGTCATGGATCATTAAATCCAGCACAACCGAAACATCGTTTGCCCGATCTGAGTAAGGACTCATTCTGTGGGCTTCTAGCGCCAGCAATTCCTCGGTTTTCAGAACTTGGCTCAGTTCTTTAAAAGCTGGGTTGAAACGCTCAATATGACCTACTTGCAGGATACACTGAGACTCTGCCGCCGCATTTACTAAAGACTCTGCCTCAGAAATACTGGCTGCGATGGGTTTTTCAATCAAAACATGAATTCCCGCTAGCAGACAGCTAATGCCCACGGCATAGTGCAGACGGGTGGGAACCGCTACACAAACTGCTTCCACAAGGGGTAGCAGGTCACAGTAATCTTCAAAAAAACGCACCTTGTACTTGCTGGCAGTTTCTAATCCTCGTTCGACGTTAATATCTGCCACTCCAACCAGTTCAACATCTTTCATTGAACTCAGCACGCGAGCGTGGTGTTGTCCCATGTTACCCACTCCAATCACGCCTATGCGGATTGGTCGTGGCTGGTTGCGCTGTGTATATAGATTCGGTTCTGCCACTGACATGCTATCTTGCACTATTATTCTCTCCTCAACCACCAAATTTAGAGACGCTACGGCCGTTGGCGTTTATACTCGAAAGCCAGTTACGATCCGTCTAAAACCATCCAGATGGTAACATAGAGCCTATGTTTATGAAGAATTTCAAAGTTTGCGATCGGTTCCCGTAATCCAAACATCTTTTGTATAGATAGTTCGGGTTTGTTTTTGATTTTGCACTTTCTACAAAAAAAATATGTCTTTTTATTAACTTTAAAACATTCAGTAAGACTTAAGTGTAAATTCTCCAAAGTTTTCAGGGTCAGCTTCCTCGGTTCGGACTTCTCTCTGGGATACCGTTAGGTAATTAGTTACTGAGAGCAATATCTAATTGACAACACTAAAATTACAAAATAGTCAAAAATAATACTTAAGCTTTTTTCAAAAAAATATTCTCAGCAATTATTGTCACTGATTAACGGAAAAGATTTTTGTATGATTATTTGCAGTAGCTACGGTAGAAACATATTCTTGCAAAGAAACAAGCTACTAGCAGCGTCTCGTAGAGAAGATATCACAGCGCTTTTTGAGATTTAGGAATCTTTTTGGCATTGCTTCCTGGCATCTTGTTAAGGTGTAATTTGGCGATTTAAAATTCAAAATTTGCAATCGAGATGAAAGCTGTAATTCTGTTATCTGGGGGATTGGACTCTTCCACAATTCTGTATCAAGCTAAGGCTGATGGCTGTGAATGTCATGCTATTTCCTTTGATTACCAGCAGCGACACCGACGAGAGTTACAGTCAGCCTTTAGTGTCGCTAAAAAGGCTGCGATCGCAAAACATCAGGTAGTGAATTTTGATTTACGGCAATGGGGCGGTTCTGCACTTACCGATGACGCGATTGATCTACCCCAGGAGCGATCGCTGGATGAAATGTCTCAAAATATTCCTGTGACTTATGTTCCGGCTCGTAATACGATTTTTTTAAGCTTTGCTCTTGGCTACGCCGAAACGATCGCGGCTGAACGTGTGTATATCGGTGTTAACGCCTTAGATTACTCAGGATATCCTGACTGTCGCCCCGACTATATCCAGGCAATGCAGGAAGTTTTTCGTCTGGGAACTAAACAAGGGCGTGAGGGACAGCCAATTAATATTGTTGCACCCCTAATCAACTTGAAAAAAACTGAAATCATCCAGATGGGCAACCAATTGGGAGTTCCTTGGGAACTAACTTGGTCTTGCTATGCCGGTGATGATGTCGCCTGCGGTGTATGTGATTCTTGTCGCTTGCGGTTGGCAGCTTTTGCCGAATTGGGACTCGTTGATCCACTGGTGTATGCTTAATGGGCATTGGGAAGAGGACAAGGGGACAAGGAGAATTGGGGACAAGGGGAAAGACTTGTTTCAAATTCTCACCTCTTGTCCCCTGCTCCCCTGCTCCTTGTCCCCTTGTCCCCTGCTCCCTTCCCCCTTCCCCCTACTCCCCTGCTCCCCTCGCTTCCTCCAAGCGTCGCAGTTGAATTTGATGCAGGCGTGGGCCAACAATTGATACCACAGTGAATTCGAGATTTTCATAACAGAAGGTTTCGCCAATGGCCGGAATTTTCTGTAACTGATACAACAAAAAGCCTCCTAGTGTTTGATATTCTCTTGTCAGGGGCAAATTGAGATGCAAAACCTCGTTGAGGTCTTCGAGGTTGATTTGTGCCTGCACCAAAAATTTTTGCTCATCTAACATCTGAATCAGTAAGTCGTCACTGCTTTCAGGTTCGCTTGCATCGCCGATGATTTCGGCAATGACATCTTTGATTGTCACGAGTCCCACAGTACCGCCAAATTCGTTTACTACCATGACCATAGCGGGTTTCTCTTGCTGCATCATGGGCAAAAGTTCACTCAAGGGCGTGTGTTCGGGAACAAACCGAGCAGGACGCATCCAAGGTTGGATCTGTGTCTCTAAACTGAGCTTTCCCACAGCTAAAGGTTGTGCCAAATCTTTAAAATAAACAATGCCGCGAACATCGTCTAAAGATTCACCAATCACGGGGTAGCGTGAGTAACCAGTAGTAGCCATTTCTCTAAGTAATGTCTGGAAGGTAGCATCTTTTGGCAGCGTGATAATACTGGTGCGCGGGATCATCACATCTTGGGCCATGACATCCCCAAACTCAAAGACATTATTGAGCAGTTCTCGTTCCGCACGCTGTAAACCAGTAGATCCCCATTCTGTAGAGATAATCAGTTGCAATTCTTCAGGAGTTACAGGCGGTCTCCAGCCTTGACCTGTGTATTGGATGCCAAAAATCCGCAATAAAAAACGAGTTGATTGGTTGAGAATCCAGATGAAGGGGCCAAAAAAACGCACGATCGCTTTTACCGAAGGTCCCAAAAACCTCGCTAGCTGTTCTGAGTACAGCATGGCTAAGGATTTGGGGCATAGTTCTCCGACCACAATTTGCAAATAGGCAATAAAGAAAAAAGCGATGGGAATTGATAGGGAATGGGCGAGGAAGTTAGTCATCCCACTAGGTAAAGGCCAGGATCTTAACCAGGCATTCACCAGCACAACAATCGTGCTTTCGCCAATCCATCCCAGCGCCAAACTAGAAAGGGTAATGCCTAACTGAGTGGTAGATAGTAGTCGGTCAATACTACGTTGTAGCATTTCCACTGCGATCGCTGGAATATCCCCAGCCTTAACTAGCTGGTGAATACGCGATCGCCGCACGCTCACCATCGAAAATTCCGCCGTCACAAAAAAAGCATTTATGGCAATCAGTAGTAGCACTGACAACAACCGCAGCGCCACATCCGTCCAAATCAAATTAGGAAAACCACTCACTGCCAAAGCTCGTGTAAAACTCACGCCCTCCATTTAGGGGGATTGGGGAGTTAGGAAGGGAATAGGGTACAGGTTACAGGGTACAGATTATTCCCTATCACCTGTCACCTGTCACCTCTTCCCTCATCCCAATTCCCAATGCCAATCTACCTTCCCACAGGAATATTCGATGCCTCTAGCTTCAATTGTTGAGCAGGATAATCAGTAAGAGCAAGTGATATTTTCTTGACATCATCAAGTAAAGCTGTGGGAATGCTCACTGTACCTGAAAATGCTGGGCCATTGACAGGCAATTCTGTTGGTAAACCCTCTGTACTAGCGCTCAGGGTTCGTCCTTTATCATCGGTAACATCTAAAAAACTATACAGAAAGCGCACAGAATCCTTACCTTTGTTCTGCATTTTCACTTTCAGTAGCAAGTCACCACCAGAGTAGCGAGCAGATTGCACAGTCATAGTTACACCCTCACTTTGGGCAGTAACTGGAAAGCCTGGTAGGGGTTTTTCTTCAACCACTTCTGGGGGTTTTTCCTCTGGCTTCTGCTTGCTGCTATTGGTTTCTTCATCATCTTCCTCTAGCTTTTCCGATTTAGCAGCCTTGGTCTTACCATCAATTCGCGCCTTGACAACTTTCAGAATCTCTTCCTCTTTTAATAGCACTAGCCCTCCTTGTTGAGAGGCATTTGCCTTATTGCTGGCAAATTTGGTTGTGGGACGACCATCGGGTGCGGTAACGCCTTTAAGTGCTGAACTCCCCAGTTCAAACCCCAAAAACGCGCTCACAGAACCTGCTCCCATCATCAGGATTAACAAAATCAAAGTAAGAAGTACAGTAGAATTTATTTTCATTGCTGATAAGCTATCACATAAGAATGCTGGGCTATTTAAGAATATTGAAGCTTTTGACCTCAATCCTAAAGGAACTTAATCAATATTAGTCTGTACTATTTCATGATTAAATTATGTAGTATAAAAATTTGGTAAACTAGTGTCCAGTATTCACACGTGGTAAATTTATGCTATAATTACGGAATTGGCTAAACTCAGTGAATAAAATATTTTCCTCACTCTAAAATTAGCAAATAAGGTTGACTTAAAAAGTCAAAATAATTGGCTCGAAAAAATCCGAACAAAACAAGCGCCTTTGGCCGATTGGGGAGGCAACGAACTCATAATTCGTCTTCAGGCTGGTTCGATTCCAGCAGGGCGCACTGAATCATCAAAAAGCAGTAATAGAGGGTATGGGGCATTGGGTACTAGCAGTTGTACTGAGCATTGCTGAAGTGTTGGTGAGTAATTATTGTCCTTTGCTCCCCACTCCCCACCCACTCGCTAATCTTACCGAGGTGGTAAAGTTTCAAATCTGAATTCAGTTCCCACTTTGAGTTTGTCGCTATTCAAACGAGGGGACATAATCAGCGATGTGTCATAAGGATTTGGTAAATCAGGGGTACGAAGATAAGGATCGTTACCAACTTGCTGAGTTAAGACATCATGATATAAAGTGTTAACCAACTCAGCATCACGGGCAATTTCATTTTCTGGGAAGGAACCACCGAAACTAGAACCAGATCCTAGAAGTGAGTCTACCTGACGCTTGAGGCTGCCATTTTCGTAGAAATTGCGATCGTGACTAAAAAAAGCTCGTTCAAATACATCACTCGTAGTTTCAGTTCTGGGGGTTGCGGTTTGGGCAAATGCAACTGAGGGAAAAGCAATACCAGCAGCAAGCAGCACCAATAAACCACCAAAGGTTTTAAATTTTATACGCACGTTTCTGACTCCTCAATTTTCGTTTTGGGCGAATCTTAATTTATGCTTAAGTTCAGAACTCTGATGAGTTCAACCTTTGGTGTAGCACAACTTTTAATGTTTTGTAATGACGTATCCTACTGAAACTCTTACCCACTCAGATATTTGGGCAACCACTCCTGATTTGACAACCTTGCGCCACAAGCTACTAGATTTATTTTCTCAACGGGCTTATCAAGAGGGTGATTTTGTTCTCGCTTCTGGGCTACGTAGTTCTTATTATGTCAATAAGATGCAGGTAACACTCCATCCCCAAGGAGCTTTAGCTGTTGGACGATTGTTGTTTCCTTTACTACCTGTAGATACTCAGGCTGTAGCAGGTTTAACGATGGGGGCTGATCCAATGGTGACAGCAGTCAGTATAGTTTCTGTTTATGAAAACCGGCCCATACCAGCGCTGATTATTCGCAAGGAAGCCAAGGGTTATGGGACGAAAGCTTATATAGAAGGCCCCACTTTACCAGAGGGTGCAAAAGTAGTAGTTTTAGAAGATGTGGTGACAACTGGGCAATCTGCTCTCAAAGCAGTTGAGCGTCTTAAAGATGCAGGTTATACCGTTAATCAAATAATTTCCCTGGTAGACCGACAACAAGGTGGAGGTGAGTTGTATCAGTCAGCCGGGTTAAAGTTTGAAACTTTGTTTTCGATTCAAGAAGTTCAGGAACGCTATCGACAACTGGCGAAATCATGAATATCTCAATATATACGATTTAGTTAGAGACTAAAACATATATTCATGTAGTCTAGATCCAAAAACCCCCACATTTGGGGGATTTTCCGTTAAAGCCAGCAGCGGGATTTGAACTCGCGACCTTCCGATTACAAGTCGGATGCACTACCACTGTGCTATGCTGGCGATTTTACTGATTACTCTAAGTAGCAACCACAATTTCTTATTGTACCATAATCAATTTATTTGTCTAGCTGTAATTGCTAAAAAATATCTCCCTCTTCAGAAATAAGGCTAGAAGACTAGAGATTTGCACCTGGACAGTTTAGTTGGCGTTGCAATTGTGATGAAACAGAAACAAATCTGCGATCGCAATCACGGATAAAGTTGATAAATTAATATCCATACCAAAAGCTAACTCAAATCCTGGGCTGAACGCAAAAATATCTCGTCAGTTCCAAAACTGTATTTTCTTAGCACGGCTGAATAAAGGGACAGAAATATATAATTATTTTTTACAGATTATAAGCATGGCAGCATTGCTCGGACGAGATTTATTAAGTCTAGCGGACATCAGTTCTACGGAAGTTCAAGAACTCCTGCAATTGGCAACTCAACTTAAATCACAACAACTGAAGTTGCAATGTAATAAAGTTTTGGGGTTGTTGTTCTCCAAAGCTTCTACTCGCACACGGGTAAGTTTTACTGTGGCGATGTACCAACTGGGTGGACAGGTAATCGATCTTAACCCTAATGTCACTCAGGTTAGCCGTGGAGAACCTTTGCAGGATACGGCGCGGGTGTTAGACCGATATCTGGATATTTTGGCAATTCGCACTTTTGCCCAGCAGGATTTAGAAACTTTTGCTCATTATGCCAAAATTCCGGTGATTAATGCACTTACTGATGCAGAACATCCTTGTCAGGTATTGGCGGATCTATTGACGGTTCAAGAAAGCTTTAATACCCTTGCTGGGTTAACTTTAACCTACGTGGGTGATGGGAATAATATGGCTAATTCTCTGATGTTGGGCTGTGCGTTGGTAGGGATGAATGTCAGAATTGCCACCCCTAGCGGATATGAGCCAGATTCTAAGATTGTAGAACAAGCAAGAGCGATCGCTAATAACAAAACAGAAGTCCTTGTCACTCATGATCCAGAATTAGCAGCTAAGGGTTCTACTGTACTTTACACTGATGTTTGGGCAAGTATGGGGCAAGAATCTGAAGCCGATAATCGGATGCCAATTTTCCAGCCTTACCAAATTTCGGAACAGCTATTGAGTCTTGCTGATCCAGAGGCAATTGTTTTACACTGCTTACCAGCCCATCGTGGTGAAGAAATTACTGAGGCAGTTATTGAAGGTTCTCAATCAAAAGTTTGGGAACAGGCAGAAAATCGCTTACACGCTCAAAAAGCTTTGCTTGCGAGTATCTTAGGGGCAGAGTAAGGGAATAGGGCACAGGGGATAGGGTATAGTTTTCTTCCTTGTAACCTGTAACCTGTACCCTGTTATATTCTTATTTGTCAAAAGGCAAAAGAGAAGAAAATAATTTTACTTTTGCCTTTCATAATTTTTACTTTTCTCTTGTTATGGGGAGTTTTTTGTAGTACTAATGTTCTAGAGACATTAATAATTACTTCCCGCAAATTTATGGAACGTCTAACGGAAGCTCAACAAGAA contains:
- a CDS encoding ParM/StbA family protein; translation: MTDQPSAANPMNSAAIPMNRQPLASTTPINAVNNNPPATTKSGGGSGKTILSVDLGRTSTKTCVSREPGSVVFVPANVKQMSIEQVRGGVFEARATDPLMDLWLEYQGNGYAVGQLAADFGANLGVGQSKVEAALVKVLASAGYFKLRDDISVVLGLPFLSLEQFEKEKAQLISQVGGPHVLNFRGESISLNVSKVWVMPEGYGSLLWSEAQPKKSPSSPDFTKISVAIVDIGHQTVDLLMVDNFRFARGASKSEDFGMNKFYELVSAEIEGADSQSLALISAVNKPRGERYYRPKGASKPTNLDDFLPNLTEMFSREICSRVLAWLPERVTDVILTGGGGEFFWDDVQRLLKEAKINAHLAAPSRQANALGQYIYGEAQLSSNRAARA
- a CDS encoding plasmid segregation centromere-binding protein ParR encodes the protein MFQWSKKVVKSVTFNPELADESLLAQVESYLEKQPDKTFSDLCKEALWQSLCVPESVQPAPQTAATTPIEQQIGELQRQVAGLEERFFAKGSNRLEAMEHHLLQLSQQVAQLALIVNDRSFIPSPSQLEVVNNTSYTVATPPQEVDPVISRLSQFLDDF
- a CDS encoding P-loop NTPase fold protein — its product is MSNTSFWKPAYQLFKPEEPLTTPEELRNFYVQRANSPVENLITFLDMEDDPAKFLLAGHRGGGKTTELRRLEQYLNSKYTVIWIDTVTALDQYNIGYAEVVVLIGIKIFEKVIQREWGLKDDLLNDLLESLKTVVYQDEDAENTGLELPEIIKKLGLILKQGLTRKVTTTLNIRPQLSKIIERVNAIIEAAEKRNNQKLLVIVDGLDRHDQVTALEMFASPLLTQLSCHIIYAIPISLRYSPSFRQPMESFQKCLDLTNPPVFECDENLCPTTIPNQLGRDILNSVIHKRLASLGDAYKGLFNPDALELISEKSGGVMRDLVRLARTACEVSLRLNLIYVNLDVAKEAVQEVRREYNLSDYHFSELDKVHRTGCLTTNTHSLPNKGQFVICDELLQNKFVLGYYDRSKKSWFDVNPILLEDLQRWQAANSPQK
- a CDS encoding hemolysin family protein yields the protein MEGVSFTRALAVSGFPNLIWTDVALRLLSVLLLIAINAFFVTAEFSMVSVRRSRIHQLVKAGDIPAIAVEMLQRSIDRLLSTTQLGITLSSLALGWIGESTIVVLVNAWLRSWPLPSGMTNFLAHSLSIPIAFFFIAYLQIVVGELCPKSLAMLYSEQLARFLGPSVKAIVRFFGPFIWILNQSTRFLLRIFGIQYTGQGWRPPVTPEELQLIISTEWGSTGLQRAERELLNNVFEFGDVMAQDVMIPRTSIITLPKDATFQTLLREMATTGYSRYPVIGESLDDVRGIVYFKDLAQPLAVGKLSLETQIQPWMRPARFVPEHTPLSELLPMMQQEKPAMVMVVNEFGGTVGLVTIKDVIAEIIGDASEPESSDDLLIQMLDEQKFLVQAQINLEDLNEVLHLNLPLTREYQTLGGFLLYQLQKIPAIGETFCYENLEFTVVSIVGPRLHQIQLRRLEEARGAGE
- the queC gene encoding 7-cyano-7-deazaguanine synthase QueC, which translates into the protein MKAVILLSGGLDSSTILYQAKADGCECHAISFDYQQRHRRELQSAFSVAKKAAIAKHQVVNFDLRQWGGSALTDDAIDLPQERSLDEMSQNIPVTYVPARNTIFLSFALGYAETIAAERVYIGVNALDYSGYPDCRPDYIQAMQEVFRLGTKQGREGQPINIVAPLINLKKTEIIQMGNQLGVPWELTWSCYAGDDVACGVCDSCRLRLAAFAELGLVDPLVYA
- a CDS encoding DedA family protein, giving the protein MLEWITNTINYFGYWGIALLMFLENLFPPIPSELIMPLAGFTASPYQPGGAKLNIIGVFFAGLLGSVLGALIWYYPGKFLGETRLKAWADKYGKWLAISSKDITKAKEWFDRQGKKAVLIGRLVPGIRTLISVPAGISNMPLLPFLFYTTVGSAAWVGLLTYSGYILGSQYELVDKYLAPVSKIVLGGLVLAFVFWIFKRQLRRTRR
- a CDS encoding Gfo/Idh/MocA family oxidoreductase, encoding MQDSMSVAEPNLYTQRNQPRPIRIGVIGVGNMGQHHARVLSSMKDVELVGVADINVERGLETASKYKVRFFEDYCDLLPLVEAVCVAVPTRLHYAVGISCLLAGIHVLIEKPIAASISEAESLVNAAAESQCILQVGHIERFNPAFKELSQVLKTEELLALEAHRMSPYSDRANDVSVVLDLMIHDIDLLLELAASPVTKLTASGTRSLDSGYLDYVTATLGFANGIVATLTASKVTHRKIRRIVAHCKNSFTEADFLKNEILIHRQTPANSLTDHRQVLYRQDGVIEKVYTSNIQPLSAELEHFVNCVHGGNQPSVGGEQALKALRLASLIEQMALEDRVWNPLDWQSEPRVQSLTPTA